One Triplophysa dalaica isolate WHDGS20190420 chromosome 1, ASM1584641v1, whole genome shotgun sequence DNA segment encodes these proteins:
- the pamr1a gene encoding inactive serine protease PAMR1: MLFPTGQLAVNTGIWMSPKHGYCLCLLPILYLLQLFSTGASWPNVFRPQEDKCPGPQWNAMCRTCCEYEQISCKCPSQGTKVGYAVPCCRNALDECDPCILHQGCSIFDNCKTCNNGTWRAKDDFYIRGRYCTACRRGWSGGDCLTCGEVIHRPHGHVILESYPINAKCEWTLQVGQGATVELRFSMISMESDHSCRYDYVEVRDGDNPKSPVIGRYCGEESPTPVKSSGNSLHIRFVSDGYNNYDGFSATFQEVSGQAPPLCATPQKPSHGDLFLRYKENIVTSVQYLCYKPFKLKGSSQLACLPNGTWSGTVPVCLKELIIKDCPTPPQLHNGYFTEVSGSNGRIKHVELYCNNTYILSGDSKRTCQINGTWSGSQPLCVRACKEPKISKLVRQKIVKHQPPSRKSPVHKLYSASAQTGTEAGLQEKEFSVVVDLPSTFHHVYSSIEYECVSMLYKHSGSARRTCLKTGKWSGRHFTCSPVCGKLSPASPQNLTEVHWPWHAALYTHLHHVSHPLGRTKRRGDTFATDEDEEQVKEDHRLQLICSGALVNQHWVVVAAHCVAEPGGTEPLRANDLNVVMGKHVLIDSKTLQHIQISQILIHPNYDPHVLDSDLALLKLVDKARVSEYVSPVCLPHLQGGEITANQAFLTGWPIAGHSRRAGNADSDVARTGLIELADVDKCEKQYSRHGVTVSITDNMLCGRQHPLSPSMICPSETGGIIIATTADTQPNIGLQSFYPSRAGETDSHHNWELLGLVSFGYDIQGCNQSLFTIYTRVSNFKTWIEKNIT; this comes from the exons ATGCTATTTCCCACAGGCCAGCTGGCTGTAAACACAGGGATATGGATGTCCCCTAAGCATGGATACTGCTTGTGTTTGCTCCCTATCCTTTATCTTCTTCAGCTCTTCAGCACCGGGGCATCTTGGCCAAATG TTTTTAGGCCACAGGAGGATAAGTGCCCAGGCCCACAGTGGAACGCTATGTGCCGTACCTGCTGCGAGTATGAGCAGATTTCATGTAAGTGCCCATCTCAGGGAACAAAAGTGGGTTACGCTGTACCATGCTGTCGAAACGCTCTAGATGAGTGTGACCCCTGCATCCTACACCAAG GTTGCAGCATTTTTGACAACTGCAAGACTTGCAATAACGGCACCTGGCGGGCCAAGGATGATTTCTATATCAGAGGCAGGTACTGCACAGCCTGCCGCCGTGGGTGGTCGGGCGGAGATTGTCTCA CATGCGGAGAAGTTATACATAGACCACATGGCCATGTGATATTAGAGAGTTATCCAATTAATGCAAAGTGTGAATGGACGCTACAAGTTGGCCAAGGAGCAACAGTTGAACTCAG GTTTTCTATGATTAGCATGGAATCTGACCATAGCTGTCGCTATGACTACGTGGAGGTGCGAGATGGAGACAATCCAAAATCACCTGTTATCGGCAGATACTGCGGGGAAGAAAGCCCTACTCCAGTCAAAAGCTCTGGAAACTCCCTTCATATTCGTTTTGTGTCAGACGGCTACAATAACTATGACGGGTTTTCCGCAACATTCCAGGAGGTTTCAG GCCAAGCACCACCTCTGTGTGCAACCCCCCAAAAACCTTCACACGGAGATCTCTTCCTACGGTACAAAGAAAATATTGTCACCTCAGTGCAGTACCTTTGCTATAAACCCTTCAAGCTCAAGGGATCATCACAGCTGGCATGCCTACCCAATGGCACATGGAGTGGAACTGTTCCTGTATGTTTGAAAG AACTGATCATAAAAGACTGCCCCACTCCACCACAGCTCCACAATGGATATTTCACAGAGGTTTCAGGCTCTAACGGCAGAATCAAACATGTGGAATTGTATTGCAACAATACCTACATTCTCAGCGGGGATTCGAAAAGAACGTGCCAGATAAATGGGACCTGGAGTGGCAGTCAGCCCCTATGTGTCAGAG CCTGTAAAGAACCTAAAATCTCAAAACTTGTGCGGCAAAAGATTGTAAAACACCAACCTCCTTCCAG GAAAAGCCCAGTCCACAAGCTGTATTCTGCATCCGCACAGACAGGGACTGAAGCAGGCTTGCAGGAGAAAGAGTTTAGTGTTGTTGTAGACCTTCCATCAACCTTCCACCATGTGTATTCTAGTATAGAATATGAGTGTGTCTCAATGCTTTACAAGCACTCCGGTAGTGCCCGTCGCACGTGTCTGAAGACTGGCAAGTGGAGTGGTCGTCATTTTACTTGTTCACCAG TATGCGGGAAATTGTCGCCTGCCAGTCCCCAAAATTTAACAGAGGTTCACTGGCCATGGCATGCTGCCTTATATACTCATCTCCATCACGTAAGTCATCCTCTGGGAAGGACCAAACGACGGGGCGATACATTTGCAACAGATGAGGATGAGGAGCAGGTAAAGGAAGACCACAGATTGCAGCTCATCTGTAGTGGAGCTCTGGTGAACCAGCACTGGGTCGTGGTGGCTGCCCATTGTGTGGCGGAGCCTGGCGGGACCGAACCTCTCAGAGCAAATGATCTAAATGTGGTGATGGGAAAACATGTCCTCATAGACAGTAAGACACTACAGCACATACAG ATTTCTCAGATCTTGATCCATCCAAACTATGATCCACACGTCTTAGACTCCGACCTAGCCTTACTGAAGCTGGTGGACAAAGCTCGAGTCAGTGAATACGTGTCCCCAGTTTGCCTCCCACATCTGCAGGGTGGCGAGATCACCGCTAATCAGGCCTTCCTCACTGGCTGGCCCATAGCAGGCCATAGCAGGAGAGCAGGGAACGCAGACTCGGATGTAGCTAGGACCGGACTGATAGAATTGGCTGATGTGGACAAATGCGAGAAACAGTACAGCAGACATGGGGTCACAGTCAGCATTACTGATAACATGCTATGTGGACGGCAACATCCGCTCAGCCCGTCCATGATCTGCCCTTCAGAAACTGGAGGAATCATCATTGCGACCACTGCAGATACCCAGCCTAACATAGGCCTGCAGTCTTTTTACCCCAGCAGGGCAGGGGAAACTGATTCCCATCACAACTGGGAACTGCTGGGGCTGGTGAGCTTCGGGTATGATATACAAGGATGTAATCAAAGTTTGTTTACCATCTACACACGAGTATCCAACTTCAAAACCTGGATTGAGAAGAACATTACctag
- the fjx1 gene encoding four-jointed box protein 1 translates to MESECQRTKWTKTRFEIMKTCQVKLCASLCMCLGIFTWIGNTKLDFLTAYVQQATEHSSEVLWSVANEQRQAPLSLGLRDNKSFNISSTNTKLYNVIEQRVFWSAWLDSYSTAVFDEEHERNWREHARDARVVLLEAGCGRPTNRLATFADGSRACVRYGIDPDQVLGETLSYYLATLLGISNLPPLALSKLDMPGEQWAAVRQNIEALEWSPNAIVSLTKFIPNVTGVFIPLPLRKQQGKSQQLSPETVSNMTIPNLVELMQWTDLIVFDYLTANFDRIVSHIFSLQWDKRVMDRATSNLLRTTNGDLIFIDNEAGLIHGYRVLDLWERYHKILLSSSCLFRRSTARRIAEMKRSGNAAKLLFELYRTKEPLARELGSLSEEQALTLQNRIDVVYKHIKQCTEIT, encoded by the coding sequence ATGGAAAGCGAATGCCAGCGAACGAAATGGACTAAAACGCGTTTTGAAATCATGAAAACCTGCCAGGTAAAATTGTGCGCATCACTGTGCATGTGTCTCGGAATATTTACCTGGATAGGAAATACAAAGTTGGATTTTTTGACAGCATATGTGCAACAAGCAACCGAACATTCTTCCGAAGTTTTATGGTCGGTTGCAAATGAGCAAAGACAGGCGCCACTGAGTCTTGGGTTGCGCGATAACaaaagttttaatatttcatctacaaacacaaaactgtaTAACGTTATTGAACAGCGAGTGTTCTGGAGTGCATGGCTGGACAGTTATTCGACGGCTGTGTTCGACGAGGAACACGAGAGGAACTGGAGAGAGCATGCCCGGGACGCACGGGTAGTTTTACTGGAAGCGGGCTGCGGCAGACCCACGAACCGCCTGGCCACGTTCGCTGATGGTAGCAGAGCATGTGTGCGATACGGCATCGACCCGGACCAGGTTCTTGGCGAAACTCTGTCGTATTATCTGGCGACGTTACTTGGGATTTCCAATCTTCCACCTTTGGCTCTTTCCAAACTAGACATGCCCGGTGAGCAATGGGCAGCCGTTAGACAAAACATCGAGGCATTAGAATGGTCGCCAAATGCCATTGTGTCTCTCACGAAGTTCATACCAAACGTAACCGGAGTGTTTATCCCGTTACCTTTACGAAAACAGCAAGGAAAAAGTCAACAACTCTCCCCTGAAACTGTGTCCAATATGACAATACCAAATCTGGTAGAACTAATGCAATGGACTGATCTAATCGTATTTGATTATTTAACAGCCAACTTCGACCGAATTGTAAGTCACATTTTCAGCCTCCAGTGGGACAAGCGCGTAATGGACAGGGCGACCAGTAACCTTCTGAGAACGACGAACGGAGATTTGATTTTCATTGATAACGAGGCAGGGCTTATTCACGGATACAGGGTCCTCGATCTGTGGGAACGTTATCACAAAATACTGCTGAGTTCGTCGTGTTTATTTAGGAGAAGCACAGCCCGGCGCATAGCTGAGATGAAGCGCTCTGGCAACGCTGCAAAGTTGCTCTTTGAACTGTACCGCACAAAGGAACCTCTCGCACGTGAGCTGGGATCTCTGTCAGAAGAGCAAGCCCTCACATTGCAGAACAGGATTGATGTAGTTTACAAACATATTAAGCAGTGCACCGAAATCACGTAG